One Rosa chinensis cultivar Old Blush chromosome 5, RchiOBHm-V2, whole genome shotgun sequence genomic region harbors:
- the LOC112163770 gene encoding transport inhibitor response 1-like protein, producing MFDCVECLVNFEALERLVIRSTSLKKLRLNSYVSIGQLHRLMVRAPQLTHLRTGSFSSLEGNAQGDQELDCVSAFAACKSIVCLSGFNEIFVDQLPAIYPVCANLTNLNFSYANISAEQLKPVIRNCHKLQTFWVLDSVCDEGLKAVAATSKELREL from the exons ATGTTTGATTGCGTAGAATGCCTCGTAAATTTCGAGGCATTGGAGAGGCTGGTGATTAGGTCAACTTCCTTGAAGAAACTTAGGTTGAACAGCTATGTTTCAATTGGGCAGCTACACCGCTTGATGGTTAGAGCTCCACAGCTCACTCACCTAAGAACGGGCTCATTCAGTTCATTGGAGGGCAATGCTCAGGGGGATCAAGAACTGGATTGTGTCTCTGCTTTTGCTGCTTGCAAATCCATAGTCTGTCTATCTGGGTTCAATGAGATATTTGTGGATCAGTTGCCTGCAATTTACCCCGTCTGTGCTAATCTGACCAATCTGAATTTCAGCTATGCAAATATCAGTGCAGAACAACTTAAACCAGTCATACGAAACTGCCACAAGCTCCAGACTTTCTGG GTACTCGATTCAGTATGTGATGAAGGCCTTAAGGCAGTGGCTGCAACTAGCAAGGAACTGCGTGAACTTTAG
- the LOC112166859 gene encoding histone H2B.7 has protein sequence MAPKAEKKPAGKKPVEEKLAEKAPAEKKLPASKDAAEKKKKRPKKSVETYKTYIFKVLKQVHPDIGISSKAMGIMNSFINDIFEKLAAESSKLARYNKQMTITSREIQTAVRLVLPGELAKHAVSEGTKAVTKFTSSN, from the coding sequence ATGGCACCAAAGGCAGAGAAGAAGCCGGCCGGGAAGAAACCGGTGGAGGAGAAGCTAGCCGAGAAAGCTCCCGCTGAGAAGAAGCTTCCGGCGTCGAAGGACGCTgccgagaagaagaagaagcgtcCGAAGAAGAGCGTGGAAACCTACAAGACCTACATCTTCAAGGTGCTGAAGCAGGTGCACCCTGACATTGGGATCTCGAGCAAGGCCATGGGGATCATGAACAGTTTCATCAATGACATATTTGAGAAGCTGGCTGCCGAGTCTTCCAAGCTTGCGAGGTACAATAAGCAGATGACGATCACTTCGAGGGAGATTCAGACTGCGGTGAGGTTGGTGCTTCCTGGTGAGCTTGCCAAGCACGCTGTTTCTGAGGGGACTAAGGCGGTGACTAAGTTTACTAGTTCTAATTAG